From Hymenobacter sedentarius, a single genomic window includes:
- a CDS encoding SusD/RagB family nutrient-binding outer membrane lipoprotein — translation MKKTLILCSAALLFSATSCVDSLKDYNVDPKSATNVQGATLVSGAERRLVRELTSTNVNQNPFRLYVQYWTETTYLDEANYDFETRTINRNFWAEMYVGVLTNLKEANRVIAADNTLDAKVKANQQACSEILAVYAWSTLVNTYGNVPYSEALDFAKPTPKYDDAATIYTDLFKRLDAALASLDPTAAGLGSADLIYNGSISKWAKFGNSLKLRMALTIADVDAAKAKTLAEQTVGKVFTANTDNAALAFTSASPNTNPLFEDLIQSNRKDFVGTSFFIDQLNAVNDPRLPYFFKLKPNTTVYAGGTAGSTSPYSSFSAPGTALENPTLPGVLQTYSEVEFLLAEAVARGFAVTGTAESHYNAAITASILSFGGTAADAATYLAQPKVAYATAAGDYKQKIGTQKYYALYDNPVEAYKEVRRLDWPKIVAPKSAVSAFPLRFTYPTTEKNLNTASNKAAADAIGGDVVTTRIFWDKF, via the coding sequence ATGAAAAAGACCCTTATTCTTTGCTCGGCGGCGTTGCTTTTCAGTGCGACCTCGTGCGTGGACAGCCTGAAAGACTATAACGTAGACCCCAAGAGCGCCACCAACGTACAGGGCGCCACCCTCGTATCCGGGGCTGAGCGCCGCCTGGTGCGGGAGCTGACCAGCACCAACGTCAACCAGAACCCTTTCCGGCTGTACGTGCAGTACTGGACCGAAACCACCTACCTCGACGAGGCGAATTACGACTTCGAAACCCGAACCATTAACCGCAACTTCTGGGCGGAGATGTACGTCGGCGTGTTGACCAACCTGAAGGAAGCCAACCGGGTAATTGCTGCCGACAATACGCTCGACGCCAAGGTGAAAGCCAACCAGCAGGCCTGCTCCGAAATTCTGGCCGTGTACGCGTGGTCGACCTTGGTGAATACCTACGGCAACGTGCCTTACAGCGAGGCGCTGGACTTTGCCAAGCCCACGCCGAAGTATGACGACGCCGCCACCATCTACACCGACCTGTTCAAACGCCTGGATGCGGCCCTGGCTTCGCTGGATCCCACGGCGGCTGGTTTGGGCTCTGCCGACTTGATTTACAACGGCAGCATTTCGAAGTGGGCCAAGTTTGGCAACTCCCTCAAACTGCGCATGGCCCTGACCATTGCCGACGTAGACGCCGCCAAGGCGAAAACCCTGGCGGAGCAGACCGTGGGCAAAGTCTTCACGGCCAATACCGACAACGCTGCCCTGGCGTTTACCTCGGCTTCGCCCAACACTAACCCGCTGTTTGAGGACCTAATCCAAAGCAACCGCAAAGACTTCGTGGGCACGTCGTTCTTCATCGACCAGCTCAACGCGGTGAACGACCCCCGCCTGCCGTATTTCTTTAAGCTGAAGCCCAACACCACGGTGTATGCCGGCGGCACGGCGGGCTCGACCAGCCCGTACAGCAGCTTCTCGGCCCCCGGCACGGCTCTGGAAAACCCCACGCTGCCCGGCGTACTGCAGACGTATTCGGAGGTGGAATTCCTACTGGCCGAAGCGGTGGCCCGCGGCTTCGCGGTCACGGGTACGGCCGAGTCGCATTACAACGCGGCCATCACGGCTTCCATCCTGTCTTTCGGTGGCACCGCTGCCGATGCCGCGACCTATCTGGCCCAGCCCAAAGTGGCCTACGCCACGGCCGCTGGCGATTATAAGCAGAAGATTGGCACGCAAAAGTATTATGCCCTGTACGACAACCCGGTAGAAGCCTACAAGGAGGTGCGGCGCCTCGATTGGCCTAAAATCGTTGCTCCCAAGTCGGCCGTGTCGGCTTTTCCGCTTCGCTTTACCTATCCAACCACCGAGAAAAACCTCAACACCGCAAGCAATAAAGCTGCTGCCGATGCAATTGGCGGAGATGTTGTGACGACGAGAATTTTCTGGGATAAATTTTAA
- a CDS encoding acyl-CoA-binding protein, whose translation MTTQEEFEAASQRAQQLPAKPSNMVLLQLYGLYKQATEGDVSGDRPGGFDFKAMAKYDAWASLRGTSKDAARQQYVELVSELAG comes from the coding sequence ATGACCACGCAAGAAGAATTTGAAGCCGCCAGCCAGCGCGCCCAGCAATTGCCCGCCAAACCCTCCAACATGGTGCTGCTGCAGCTCTACGGCCTCTACAAGCAAGCCACCGAAGGCGACGTATCCGGCGACCGCCCCGGCGGCTTCGACTTCAAAGCCATGGCCAAGTACGATGCCTGGGCCAGCCTGCGCGGCACCAGCAAAGACGCCGCCCGCCAGCAGTACGTGGAGCTGGTGAGCGAACTGGCCGGATAA
- a CDS encoding metal-dependent hydrolase family protein produces the protein MTRKSIHAGATAALLLLAPAAFAQKTYLHCGHLLDVRSGKLLSQQTIVVEKDRIVAVQGGYTAGTGAQDKVINLENRTVLPGLIDCHVHVLSHPGKGSNMNQFTMNPADYAYRAMGDAQLTLRAGFTTVRDMGGDDGVNISLRNAINKGQVVGPRIFTAGAAISATGGHMDDADGLSRDLMDKIGQPANIANGPDQCRQAVREQFKRGADVIKIASTGGVLDLSKDGSGPQYSEEEIRAVVETARDLGMKVACHAHGPEGIKRAVRAGVSSIEHGTLMDDEGRKLMKQKGTWYVPTIIAGKSVADSARVAGYFPAAIQPKALSIGPMLQASFGRAYKAGVKIAFGTDAGVYRHGVNALEFGYMTGAGMPAIEAIRAATVSAAELLGETTNMGTLEVGKFADIVALNGDPLQDISAMMRPTFVMKAGVTYRQE, from the coding sequence ATGACGCGCAAATCTATTCACGCAGGCGCTACGGCCGCCTTGCTCTTGCTGGCACCGGCCGCTTTCGCTCAAAAAACTTACCTGCACTGTGGCCACCTGCTGGATGTGCGCAGCGGCAAGCTGCTAAGCCAGCAAACGATTGTGGTAGAAAAAGACCGCATCGTGGCCGTGCAGGGCGGCTACACGGCCGGCACGGGTGCGCAGGACAAGGTCATCAACCTGGAAAACCGCACCGTACTGCCCGGCCTCATCGACTGCCACGTGCACGTGCTCTCGCACCCCGGCAAGGGCAGCAACATGAACCAGTTTACGATGAACCCGGCCGACTACGCCTACCGGGCCATGGGCGACGCCCAGCTGACGCTGCGCGCCGGCTTCACCACCGTGCGCGACATGGGCGGCGACGACGGCGTAAACATCTCCCTGCGCAACGCCATCAACAAGGGCCAAGTGGTGGGGCCGCGCATCTTCACCGCGGGCGCGGCTATATCGGCCACCGGCGGGCACATGGACGACGCCGACGGCCTGAGCCGCGACCTGATGGATAAAATTGGGCAGCCCGCCAACATCGCCAACGGCCCCGACCAGTGTCGCCAGGCTGTGCGCGAACAGTTTAAGCGCGGGGCCGACGTTATCAAAATAGCCAGCACCGGCGGCGTGCTCGACCTGAGCAAGGACGGCAGCGGCCCGCAGTACTCGGAAGAGGAAATCCGGGCCGTGGTGGAAACCGCGCGCGACCTCGGCATGAAGGTGGCCTGCCACGCCCACGGGCCCGAAGGCATCAAGCGGGCCGTGCGGGCGGGCGTGAGCAGCATCGAGCACGGCACCCTGATGGACGACGAAGGCCGCAAACTGATGAAGCAGAAAGGCACCTGGTACGTGCCCACCATCATTGCCGGCAAGTCGGTGGCCGACTCGGCCCGCGTGGCCGGCTACTTTCCGGCCGCCATTCAGCCCAAGGCCCTGAGCATTGGGCCCATGCTCCAGGCCAGCTTCGGGCGCGCCTACAAAGCCGGGGTGAAAATTGCGTTCGGCACCGACGCCGGCGTGTACCGCCACGGCGTGAACGCCCTGGAATTTGGCTACATGACCGGCGCAGGAATGCCGGCCATCGAGGCCATTCGGGCGGCCACAGTTAGCGCTGCCGAGCTCTTGGGCGAAACCACGAACATGGGCACCCTGGAAGTGGGCAAGTTTGCCGATATCGTGGCCCTCAACGGCGACCCGCTGCAAGACATCTCGGCCATGATGCGGCCCACCTTTGTGATGAAAGCCGGCGTGACGTACCGACAGGAATAA